One genomic segment of Pandoraea thiooxydans includes these proteins:
- the tatC gene encoding twin-arginine translocase subunit TatC: MSDDNQVSDEGNETFISHLIELRDRIIRAGASVIVIFFGLVYWAPDIFRLLSRPLTRNLPAGGKMIVTDVTGSFFVPMKVTMMVAFVIALPFVLYQAWAFIAPGLYKHEKKLVMPLVVSSYVLFLLGMVFAYFLVFPTIFHFMAHYNAPLGAQMNTDIDNYVSFVLTMFLAFGVTFEVPVVLVVLVRMGFVSIAKLKQMRPYAVVGAFIVAAVVTPPDMLSMMMLAVPLCLLYEFGIIAARLWAKNRPAEDADEADEAEESAS; the protein is encoded by the coding sequence GTGAGCGACGACAACCAAGTTTCGGATGAGGGCAACGAAACCTTCATCTCGCATCTGATCGAATTGCGTGACCGGATCATTCGGGCAGGCGCTTCGGTGATCGTGATTTTCTTCGGGCTGGTGTACTGGGCGCCGGACATTTTCCGGCTGCTGTCGCGGCCGCTCACACGCAATCTTCCGGCTGGCGGCAAGATGATCGTGACCGATGTGACCGGCTCGTTTTTCGTTCCGATGAAAGTCACGATGATGGTCGCTTTCGTCATCGCGCTGCCGTTCGTGCTCTACCAGGCCTGGGCTTTCATTGCGCCCGGGCTGTACAAGCATGAAAAAAAGCTGGTGATGCCGCTGGTGGTCAGCAGCTATGTTCTGTTCCTGCTGGGGATGGTGTTCGCGTACTTCCTGGTGTTTCCCACCATCTTTCATTTCATGGCGCACTACAACGCCCCGTTGGGCGCGCAGATGAACACCGACATCGATAACTACGTCAGCTTCGTGCTGACCATGTTTCTCGCGTTCGGGGTGACTTTCGAGGTGCCGGTGGTGTTGGTAGTGCTGGTGCGCATGGGTTTCGTCAGCATTGCCAAGCTCAAGCAGATGCGTCCCTATGCGGTTGTCGGCGCGTTCATCGTCGCCGCCGTCGTCACGCCGCCCGACATGCTTTCGATGATGATGCTCGCGGTGCCCCTGTGCCTGCTTTATGAATTCGGCATCATCGCGGCCCGCCTGTGGGCGAAAAACCGGCCGGCTGAGGACGCCGACGAGGCCGACGAGGCGGAAGAATCCGCGTCCTGA
- a CDS encoding Do family serine endopeptidase, which translates to MLRRFWLLFAQAVTVLLALLFIVATLKPQWLQRQGSFGRQLANPIIALQEVAPSFSDKPAPGSYAEAAERATPAVVSIFSSKDTAPRSTPQANDPLFRYFFGDGGAMRQEPVSSLGSGVIVSPDGYILTNHHVVAGANEIEVALPDGRKAAAKLVGSDPETDLAVLKINLNHLPAITLGRMDRVHVGDVVLAIGNPFGVGQTVTMGIISALGRNHLDISAFENFIQTDAAINPGNSGGALVDTQGNLVGINTAIYSRNGGNMGIGFAIPVSTARSVMESIITTGTVTRGWIGVEPQDITSDIAESFNLQQDAGVIVAGVVQGGPADLGGIQPGDILTQVNKQSITDTSQLLNVIAQLKPGSSAVLHVLRKQKPMDITVSIGKRPPPPPQPDDTGTDGGGAE; encoded by the coding sequence ATGCTCAGACGCTTCTGGCTGTTATTCGCGCAAGCCGTGACGGTCCTGCTGGCACTGCTGTTCATCGTCGCGACGCTCAAACCGCAGTGGCTGCAGCGCCAGGGCTCGTTCGGACGCCAACTGGCCAACCCGATCATCGCCCTGCAGGAAGTCGCCCCCAGCTTCAGCGACAAGCCCGCGCCGGGCTCGTACGCCGAGGCTGCCGAGCGCGCCACGCCGGCAGTGGTCAGCATTTTTTCCAGCAAAGATACCGCCCCACGCTCCACCCCGCAGGCGAACGATCCGCTGTTCCGTTATTTCTTCGGCGACGGCGGCGCCATGCGCCAGGAGCCGGTGTCGAGCCTGGGTTCGGGCGTGATCGTCAGTCCCGATGGATACATTCTAACCAACCATCACGTGGTCGCGGGTGCCAACGAGATCGAGGTGGCGCTCCCTGACGGCCGCAAGGCTGCCGCCAAGCTGGTGGGCAGCGACCCGGAAACCGACCTGGCGGTGCTGAAGATCAATCTGAATCATTTGCCTGCCATCACGCTGGGCCGCATGGACCGCGTGCATGTCGGGGACGTTGTGTTGGCCATCGGCAACCCGTTCGGTGTGGGCCAGACGGTGACGATGGGCATCATCAGCGCGCTGGGGCGCAATCATCTCGACATCAGCGCATTCGAAAACTTCATTCAGACCGATGCCGCAATCAATCCCGGCAATTCGGGGGGCGCGCTGGTGGATACGCAGGGTAATCTGGTCGGCATCAACACGGCGATTTACTCGCGTAACGGCGGCAACATGGGGATCGGCTTTGCGATTCCGGTATCGACCGCGCGCTCGGTGATGGAAAGCATTATCACAACCGGCACGGTAACGCGCGGCTGGATCGGCGTCGAGCCGCAGGATATTACCTCCGACATCGCCGAGTCGTTCAATTTGCAGCAGGATGCCGGGGTGATTGTCGCTGGCGTCGTGCAAGGCGGGCCGGCCGATCTCGGCGGCATTCAGCCGGGCGACATCCTCACGCAGGTCAACAAGCAATCGATAACCGACACTTCACAGCTGCTCAACGTCATTGCACAACTCAAGCCCGGCAGCAGTGCCGTGCTGCATGTGCTGCGCAAGCAGAAACCAATGGATATCACGGTATCGATCGGCAAGCGTCCGCCGCCTCCGCCGCAGCCGGACGATACCGGCACCGACGGCGGCGGCGCCGAGTGA
- the tatB gene encoding Sec-independent protein translocase protein TatB, producing the protein MFDFDLSKMMLIGIVALVVIGPERLPKVARTAGALFGRAQRYINDVKAEVSREIELDGLRSMRAEFEDAARQTEAAIRKNLKEQESALNEAWQSAVAGDSATAETTDGMIESRIGSSLRTTTKRRNWRVRQSATPVWFKKASLKRTQVQSAAARVARHTPARMRRPARFF; encoded by the coding sequence GTATCGTGGCGCTGGTCGTCATCGGTCCCGAGCGTTTGCCCAAGGTCGCGCGCACCGCGGGCGCGCTGTTCGGCCGGGCGCAACGCTACATCAACGACGTTAAGGCTGAAGTCAGCCGCGAAATCGAGCTCGACGGCCTGCGTTCCATGCGCGCGGAATTCGAGGACGCAGCCCGTCAAACCGAGGCGGCCATTCGCAAGAACCTAAAGGAGCAGGAGAGCGCGCTCAATGAAGCCTGGCAGAGCGCGGTAGCGGGGGATAGCGCGACTGCCGAGACGACCGATGGCATGATCGAGTCGCGTATCGGCAGTTCGCTGCGAACAACGACCAAGCGTCGCAACTGGCGCGTGCGGCAGAGCGCCACACCGGTCTGGTTCAAGAAGGCGAGTCTCAAACGGACCCAGGTGCAGTCGGCGGCGGCGCGTGTAGCGCGTCACACGCCGGCCCGCATGCGGCGGCCGGCCAGATTCTTCTAA